A genomic segment from Maniola jurtina chromosome 9, ilManJurt1.1, whole genome shotgun sequence encodes:
- the LOC123868161 gene encoding glycine cleavage system H protein, mitochondrial-like has product MMLHRYLLQVSKQCLTRQYTLHSNLKQSYCELRHRYSTKTKERKFTEGHEWVVVENDIGTVGISNYAQESLGDVVFAQLPDPGTELKEGDECGALESVKAASEIYSPVSGTVTEKNTDVEKKPALINTSCYDKGWLFKLKISQPEELKELMTEVDYEKFLKTDAAKDH; this is encoded by the exons ATGATGCTACATAGATACCTCCTACAGGTATCTAAACAATGTTTAACAAGGCAGTACACTCTACACTCAAACTTAAAGCAGTCATACTGTGAGTTGAGACATAGATACAGCACTAAGACCAAAGAAAGAAAGTTCACGGAGGGACATGAGTGGGTGGTTGTAGAAAATGATATAGGCACAGTTGGAATAAGTAATTATGCACAAGAATCTCTGGGGGATGTGGTTTTTGCACAGCTTCCTGACCCAG GTACAGAACTCAAAGAAGGTGACGAGTGTGGAGCCTTAGAAAGTGTGAAAGCAGCAAGTGAAATATATTCACCAGTCAGCGGCACggtcacagagaaaaacactGATGTAGAGAAGAAACCGGCTTTAATTAACACATCTTGTTACGATAAAGGATGGTTGTTCAAACTTAAGATCTCTCAACCTGAGGAACTTAAAGAACTTATGACCGAGGTAGACTATgaaaagtttttgaaaacagATGCTGCGAAGGATCATTGA